Proteins encoded together in one Catellatospora citrea window:
- a CDS encoding type II toxin-antitoxin system VapB family antitoxin, whose amino-acid sequence MIFKAVRDGRPYPEHGYTLKQWAEIPPERVSLNQLITIKLEMALDRVLADDSTFYGDLFPHVVQWQGELYLEDGLHRALRAALQQRHQIHVRVLVLS is encoded by the coding sequence GTGATCTTCAAGGCGGTGCGTGACGGGCGGCCGTACCCGGAGCACGGGTACACCCTCAAGCAGTGGGCCGAGATCCCGCCGGAGCGGGTGTCCCTCAACCAGCTGATCACGATCAAGCTGGAGATGGCCCTGGACCGGGTCCTGGCCGACGACTCCACGTTCTACGGCGACCTCTTCCCGCACGTGGTGCAGTGGCAGGGCGAGCTCTACCTGGAGGACGGGCTGCACCGGGCGCTGCGCGCGGCCCTGCAGCAGCGACACCAGATCCACGTCCGCGTCCTGGTCCTCAGCTGA
- a CDS encoding L-serine ammonia-lyase → MISVFDLFKIGIGPSSSHTVGPMRAANRFATGLKADGLLSDVTLVRAELFGSLGATGHGHGSDKAVLLGLAGDDPETVDTATADARFREIKAAGRVRLLDIEDASFELTLHRRRSLPYHPNGMTFAAFDAAGACVRERTYYSVGGGFVVDETAAGADRIKPDDTVVRFPYRTGGELLALAKDTGLRISDIVLANELSWRSEADVRAGLLRIWQVMQDCVETGCTVEGTLPGGLKVRRRAAELHRSLSKEHFATDPLRVMDWITLFALAVNEENAAGGRVVTAPTNGAAGIVPAVLHYYARFIPGANDDGVVRFLLTAAAIGVLFKENASISGAEVGCQGEVGSACSMAAAGLAEVLGGTPEQVENAAEIAMEHNLGLTCDPVGGLVQIPCIERNAVASIKAITAARMAMRGDGNHFVSLDKVIKTMRETGADMKVKYKETARGGLAVNVIEC, encoded by the coding sequence GTGATCAGCGTGTTCGACCTTTTCAAGATCGGGATCGGGCCCTCCAGCTCGCACACGGTCGGGCCGATGCGCGCAGCGAACCGGTTCGCGACCGGGCTGAAGGCGGACGGGCTGCTCAGCGACGTCACGCTGGTGCGCGCCGAGCTCTTCGGGTCGCTGGGCGCGACCGGTCACGGGCACGGCAGCGACAAGGCGGTGCTGCTCGGGCTGGCCGGCGACGACCCCGAGACCGTCGACACGGCCACCGCCGACGCCCGCTTCCGCGAGATCAAGGCGGCGGGCCGGGTCCGGCTGCTCGACATCGAGGACGCGTCGTTCGAGCTGACCCTGCACCGCCGGCGCTCGCTGCCCTACCACCCCAACGGGATGACGTTCGCGGCCTTCGACGCGGCCGGGGCGTGCGTGCGCGAGCGCACCTACTACTCGGTCGGCGGCGGCTTCGTCGTGGACGAGACGGCGGCCGGGGCAGACCGCATCAAACCGGATGACACGGTGGTCCGCTTCCCGTACCGGACCGGCGGCGAGCTGCTGGCGCTGGCCAAGGACACCGGTCTGCGGATCAGCGACATCGTGCTGGCCAACGAGCTGTCCTGGCGCTCGGAGGCCGACGTGCGGGCCGGGCTGCTGCGCATCTGGCAGGTCATGCAGGACTGCGTGGAGACCGGCTGCACCGTCGAGGGCACCCTGCCCGGCGGCCTGAAGGTGCGCCGGCGGGCCGCGGAGCTGCACCGCAGCCTGTCCAAGGAGCACTTCGCCACCGACCCGCTGCGGGTCATGGACTGGATCACGCTGTTCGCGCTCGCCGTGAACGAGGAGAACGCGGCCGGCGGCCGGGTGGTCACCGCCCCGACCAACGGCGCGGCCGGCATCGTGCCCGCGGTGCTGCACTACTACGCCCGCTTCATCCCCGGCGCGAACGACGACGGCGTGGTGCGCTTCCTGCTGACCGCCGCCGCGATCGGCGTGCTGTTCAAGGAGAACGCCTCCATCTCCGGCGCCGAGGTCGGCTGCCAGGGCGAGGTGGGCTCGGCCTGCTCGATGGCGGCGGCCGGGCTGGCCGAGGTGCTCGGCGGCACGCCGGAGCAGGTGGAGAACGCCGCCGAGATCGCGATGGAGCACAACCTCGGGCTCACCTGCGACCCGGTGGGCGGCCTGGTGCAGATCCCGTGCATCGAGCGCAACGCGGTGGCCAGCATCAAGGCCATCACCGCGGCCCGGATGGCGATGCGCGGCGACGGCAACCACTTCGTCTCCCTCGACAAGGTGATCAAGACGATGCGGGAGACCGGCGCCGACATGAAGGTCAAGTACAAGGAGACCGCCCGCGGCGGGCTCGCCGTCAACGTGATCGAGTGCTGA
- the pdxH gene encoding pyridoxamine 5'-phosphate oxidase, which translates to MRREYEAAAAHRPAVREEPLVEEHLAADWPTQFGRWFAEAVAADLPEPNAMIVATADAQGRPSSRTVLLKGYDERGFVFFTNYASRKGREALANPYASLLFPWFAMGRQVVVCGRIAPVDRHVSEEYFRLRPRGAQLGAWASAQSSVLPDRQALDDAYAAAEQSFPAEADVPLPEHWGGLRVEPETVEFWQGRRSRLHDRLRFRSEPDGGADRWIVERLAP; encoded by the coding sequence ATGCGCCGTGAATACGAGGCCGCCGCCGCGCACCGCCCGGCCGTACGCGAGGAGCCGCTCGTCGAGGAGCACCTCGCCGCGGACTGGCCGACCCAGTTCGGGCGGTGGTTCGCCGAGGCGGTGGCCGCGGACCTGCCCGAGCCCAACGCGATGATCGTCGCCACGGCCGACGCGCAGGGGCGGCCCAGCAGCCGCACCGTGCTGCTCAAGGGCTACGACGAGCGCGGCTTCGTGTTCTTCACCAACTACGCCTCGCGCAAGGGCCGGGAGGCGCTGGCCAACCCGTACGCCAGCCTGCTCTTCCCGTGGTTCGCGATGGGCCGCCAGGTGGTGGTGTGCGGCCGGATCGCGCCGGTGGACCGGCACGTGAGCGAGGAGTACTTCCGGTTGCGCCCGCGCGGGGCGCAGCTGGGCGCGTGGGCCAGCGCGCAGTCCTCGGTGCTGCCCGACCGGCAGGCGCTGGACGACGCGTACGCCGCGGCCGAGCAGTCGTTCCCGGCCGAGGCCGACGTGCCGCTGCCCGAGCACTGGGGCGGGCTGCGGGTGGAGCCGGAGACCGTCGAGTTCTGGCAGGGCAGGCGCAGCAGGCTGCACGATCGGCTCCGTTTCCGCAGCGAGCCGGACGGCGGCGCGGACAGGTGGATCGTGGAGCGCCTGGCGCCTTAG
- a CDS encoding citrate synthase 2: MSDFKPGLEGVIAFETEIAEPDKEGGALRYRGVDIEDLIGQVSFGNVWALLVDGKFGPGLPPAEPFPVPVHSGDIRVDVQSAVAMLAPYWGLGQLLDISDEQAREDLARVSVTALSFVAQSARGLGLPAVPQKEIDKAQTIVERFMKRWRGEPDPRHVKAVDAYFISAAEHGMNASTFTTRVVASTGADAAACISSGIGALSGPLHGGAPSRVLHMIEGVERSGDAEGYVKGVLDRGERLMGFGHRVYRAEDPRARVLRRTAKELGAARYEVAEALEKAALAELRARRPDRVLETNVEFWSAVVLDFAEVPAHMFTSMFTCARVAGWSAHIMEQKKLGRLVRPSATYVGPGTRKAQEVEGWNAISHH, from the coding sequence ATGTCCGACTTCAAGCCGGGCCTGGAGGGCGTGATCGCCTTCGAGACCGAGATCGCCGAGCCCGACAAGGAAGGCGGCGCGCTTCGCTACCGGGGCGTCGACATCGAGGATCTGATCGGCCAGGTCTCCTTCGGCAACGTCTGGGCGCTGCTGGTGGACGGCAAGTTCGGGCCGGGCCTGCCGCCCGCCGAGCCGTTCCCGGTGCCCGTGCACTCCGGTGACATCCGCGTCGACGTGCAGTCCGCGGTCGCCATGCTCGCCCCGTACTGGGGCCTGGGCCAGCTGCTCGACATCTCCGACGAGCAGGCCCGCGAGGACCTCGCCCGGGTGTCGGTGACCGCGCTGTCCTTCGTGGCGCAGTCGGCCCGCGGCCTGGGCCTGCCGGCCGTGCCGCAGAAGGAGATCGACAAGGCGCAGACCATCGTCGAGCGCTTCATGAAGCGCTGGCGCGGTGAGCCCGACCCGCGGCACGTCAAGGCCGTCGACGCGTACTTCATCTCGGCCGCCGAGCACGGCATGAACGCCTCCACCTTCACCACCCGGGTCGTCGCCTCCACCGGCGCCGACGCCGCGGCCTGCATCTCCTCCGGCATCGGCGCGCTGTCCGGCCCGCTGCACGGCGGCGCGCCCTCGCGGGTGCTGCACATGATCGAGGGCGTGGAGCGCTCCGGCGACGCCGAGGGCTACGTCAAGGGCGTGCTGGACCGCGGCGAGCGGCTGATGGGCTTCGGCCACCGGGTCTACCGGGCCGAGGACCCGCGCGCCCGCGTGCTGCGCCGCACCGCCAAGGAGCTGGGCGCGGCCCGCTACGAGGTGGCCGAGGCGCTGGAGAAGGCCGCGCTGGCCGAGCTGCGCGCCCGCCGCCCCGACCGGGTGCTGGAGACCAACGTCGAGTTCTGGTCCGCGGTCGTGCTCGACTTCGCCGAGGTGCCCGCGCACATGTTCACCTCGATGTTCACCTGCGCCCGGGTGGCCGGCTGGTCCGCGCACATCATGGAGCAGAAGAAGCTGGGCCGCCTGGTCCGCCCGTCGGCGACGTACGTCGGCCCCGGCACCCGCAAGGCCCAGGAAGTCGAGGGCTGGAACGCCATCAGTCACCACTGA
- a CDS encoding acyltransferase family protein, producing the protein MKAIPAAPERNVPSGATFPPAATAPRPPAHAPTAGHPATRVTAATPAPEERPDGAPVARPAAPRLLVLDGLRLAAALLVVSHHLVRGPWGVEPGSLFGPLAAVASLGWLGVNLFFLISGFVICLSSWGRGLGEFTVSRVVRLFPAYWVGVVVTTAVLAAWPALRGPLPAPESLVNLTMLQSGLGVTDQDWSYWSLGAELRFYLLFAIVVWLGVTCRRVVYFCAVWTLVAVFSTTWDQRWIDNMIVPEFAPYFVAGVALFLIHRFGANLLLWGLVGANWLIALYRLQGYPALEHFHQSWWSVAAVVTGCFALLSAIALGAFHRVGWRWLTVAGALTYPLYLIHQAIGQTLILALRGHAPHWLLLAGIVALLLGASWLIHRYVERPLGGRLKRSLTTSLAAVRRG; encoded by the coding sequence ATGAAAGCCATCCCAGCGGCACCAGAGCGCAACGTTCCGTCCGGCGCCACGTTCCCCCCGGCCGCGACGGCGCCGCGCCCACCGGCGCACGCTCCGACGGCCGGCCATCCCGCCACGCGGGTCACGGCTGCCACCCCGGCTCCCGAGGAGCGCCCGGACGGCGCTCCTGTCGCGCGGCCGGCCGCACCCCGGCTGCTGGTCCTGGACGGGCTGCGGCTGGCCGCGGCGCTGCTGGTGGTCTCCCATCACCTGGTACGCGGGCCGTGGGGCGTCGAGCCCGGCTCGCTGTTCGGCCCGCTGGCCGCCGTCGCCTCCCTCGGCTGGCTCGGCGTGAACCTGTTCTTCCTCATCAGCGGGTTCGTCATCTGCCTGAGCAGCTGGGGCCGCGGCCTCGGCGAGTTCACGGTCTCCCGGGTCGTCCGGCTGTTCCCGGCGTACTGGGTCGGCGTCGTGGTGACCACCGCGGTGCTGGCCGCCTGGCCCGCGCTGCGCGGGCCGCTGCCCGCCCCCGAGTCGCTGGTCAACCTGACCATGCTGCAGAGCGGGCTGGGCGTCACCGACCAGGACTGGTCGTACTGGTCGCTCGGCGCGGAACTGCGCTTCTACCTGCTGTTCGCGATCGTGGTCTGGCTGGGCGTGACCTGCCGCCGGGTCGTCTACTTCTGTGCCGTGTGGACCCTGGTCGCGGTCTTCTCCACCACCTGGGACCAGCGCTGGATCGACAACATGATCGTGCCGGAGTTCGCGCCGTACTTCGTCGCCGGCGTGGCGCTGTTCCTGATCCACCGGTTCGGGGCCAACCTGCTGTTGTGGGGGCTGGTCGGGGCGAACTGGCTGATCGCGCTGTACCGCCTGCAGGGCTACCCGGCGCTGGAGCACTTCCACCAGAGCTGGTGGAGCGTGGCGGCCGTGGTCACCGGCTGCTTCGCGCTGCTGTCGGCGATCGCGCTCGGCGCGTTCCACCGCGTCGGGTGGCGCTGGCTGACCGTCGCGGGCGCGCTGACCTATCCGCTCTACCTGATCCACCAGGCCATCGGGCAGACGCTGATCCTGGCGCTGCGCGGGCACGCGCCGCACTGGCTGCTGCTGGCCGGGATCGTCGCGCTGCTGCTGGGCGCCTCCTGGCTGATCCACCGCTATGTGGAACGTCCGCTCGGCGGCCGGCTCAAGCGCAGCCTCACCACCTCGCTCGCGGCCGTACGCAGGGGCTGA
- a CDS encoding nitroreductase family protein — translation MEFADVVRRRRMVRRYDPDRPVPAEVVQRLLSHATRAPSAGFAQGWAFLVLEAADDRERFWTAASPPAGARTRWLDGMRTAPLIIVPLSDKSAYLDRYAEPDKGWTDRDEARWAVPYWHVDTGMAALLMLLTAVDEGLGACFFGIPPQRLDAFRAAFGVPAGHTPVGAVSLGYRAADHRSASLARGRRSLDEVVHRGTWGATVEAAQASAGARNVADGG, via the coding sequence GTGGAGTTCGCCGACGTCGTCCGCCGACGCCGGATGGTGCGCCGCTACGACCCGGACCGGCCGGTGCCGGCCGAGGTCGTGCAGCGGCTGCTGAGCCACGCCACCCGGGCGCCCTCGGCCGGGTTCGCCCAGGGCTGGGCGTTCCTGGTGCTGGAGGCCGCGGACGACCGGGAACGCTTCTGGACGGCGGCGAGCCCGCCGGCCGGCGCGCGGACCCGATGGCTGGACGGCATGCGCACCGCACCGCTGATCATCGTGCCGCTGTCGGACAAGTCGGCGTACCTGGACCGGTACGCCGAGCCGGACAAGGGCTGGACGGATCGCGACGAGGCGCGCTGGGCGGTGCCGTACTGGCACGTCGACACCGGCATGGCCGCGCTGCTGATGCTGCTCACCGCAGTGGACGAGGGCCTGGGCGCGTGCTTCTTCGGCATCCCGCCGCAGCGGCTCGACGCGTTCCGTGCGGCATTCGGCGTGCCGGCCGGGCACACCCCGGTCGGCGCGGTGAGCCTGGGCTACCGGGCGGCCGATCACCGGTCGGCGTCACTCGCCCGGGGCCGCAGGTCACTCGACGAGGTGGTCCACCGCGGCACCTGGGGAGCGACCGTGGAAGCGGCGCAGGCGTCGGCGGGTGCGCGTAACGTCGCCGACGGCGGTTAG
- a CDS encoding acyl-CoA dehydrogenase family protein, protein MLPLDLLDLDSLLTDEELQIRAVVRRLVDDKVRPHVAGWYETGHAPVRELARDFGALGLLGMHLEGYGCAGSSAVAYGLACLELEAADSGVRSLVSVQGSLAMFAIWKYGSEEQKQRWLPGMAKGELIGCFGLTEPDHGSDPANMSTRARRDGDGWVLHGGKMWITNAPVADVAVVWARTDEGVRGFAVPMDTPGVTAKEITGKLSLRASATGEIVLDEVRLPADAILPDAQGLKAPLSCLTEARYGIVWGALGAARDCLHTAIAYAGTRTQFGKPIAGFQLTQAKLADMALELQKGFLLALHLGRTADRGALRPEMVSAGKLNNVREAIAIARQCRTILGANGVSGEYPVLRHANNLESVLTYEGTSEIHQLVLGQRLTGIAAFG, encoded by the coding sequence GTGCTCCCCCTCGATCTGCTCGACCTGGACTCGCTGCTCACCGACGAGGAGCTGCAGATCCGCGCCGTGGTCCGGCGCCTGGTCGACGACAAGGTACGCCCCCACGTGGCCGGCTGGTACGAGACCGGCCACGCCCCGGTGCGCGAGCTGGCCCGCGACTTCGGCGCGCTCGGCCTGCTCGGCATGCACCTGGAGGGCTACGGCTGCGCGGGGTCGTCCGCGGTCGCGTACGGGCTGGCCTGCCTGGAGCTGGAGGCGGCCGACTCGGGCGTGCGCTCGCTGGTGAGCGTGCAGGGCTCGCTGGCCATGTTCGCGATCTGGAAGTACGGCTCCGAGGAGCAGAAGCAGCGCTGGCTGCCCGGTATGGCCAAGGGTGAGCTGATCGGCTGTTTCGGCCTGACCGAGCCCGACCACGGCTCCGACCCGGCGAACATGTCGACCCGGGCCCGCCGCGACGGCGACGGCTGGGTGCTGCACGGCGGCAAGATGTGGATCACCAATGCGCCGGTGGCCGACGTCGCCGTGGTCTGGGCCCGCACCGACGAGGGCGTACGCGGCTTCGCGGTGCCCATGGACACGCCCGGGGTGACCGCCAAGGAGATCACCGGCAAGCTCTCGCTGCGGGCCAGCGCCACCGGGGAGATCGTGCTGGACGAGGTGCGCCTGCCGGCCGACGCGATCCTGCCCGACGCCCAGGGCCTGAAGGCCCCGCTGAGCTGCCTCACCGAGGCCCGCTACGGCATCGTGTGGGGAGCGCTCGGCGCGGCCCGCGACTGCCTGCACACGGCGATCGCGTACGCCGGCACCCGCACCCAGTTCGGCAAGCCGATCGCGGGCTTCCAGCTCACCCAGGCCAAGCTCGCCGACATGGCCCTCGAACTGCAGAAGGGCTTCCTGCTCGCGCTGCACCTGGGCCGCACGGCCGACCGCGGCGCGCTGCGCCCGGAGATGGTCAGCGCGGGCAAGCTGAACAACGTGCGCGAGGCGATCGCGATCGCCCGGCAGTGCCGCACCATCCTCGGCGCCAACGGCGTCTCCGGGGAGTACCCGGTGCTGCGCCACGCCAACAACCTGGAGAGCGTGCTGACCTACGAGGGCACCTCGGAGATCCACCAGCTCGTGCTCGGCCAGCGCCTCACCGGCATCGCCGCCTTCGGCTGA
- a CDS encoding aldose 1-epimerase family protein, with product MTNFRPSGTQWTLSHGDQTATVVEVGGGLRGYSVGGTEILDGYAEGELCPAGSGQLLMPWPNRIRDGHYRHAGQAHQLPLSEPSLHNAIHGLVRWLPWHVAEQSDGLLALECGLEPQIGYPWRLDLRVEYRLGDLGLTVTHHVANRSADPAPFGVGTHPYLRIPGHAVDELTLTVPARTRLLVDGRMLPIGAAKVAGGEFDFTEPRRIGALELDTAFGDLVRDGDGGSTVSISAPDGRAVHVWADANFHWWQLFTAHTLTGERHRRAVAIEPMTCPPDAMRSGRDLIELAPDETWQGTWGIRADLGA from the coding sequence GTGACCAACTTTCGGCCGTCCGGCACCCAATGGACGCTCAGCCACGGTGACCAGACCGCGACCGTCGTAGAGGTCGGCGGCGGCCTGCGCGGCTACTCGGTGGGCGGGACCGAGATCCTCGACGGGTACGCCGAGGGCGAGCTCTGCCCGGCCGGCTCCGGCCAGCTGCTGATGCCCTGGCCGAACCGGATCCGCGACGGCCACTACCGCCACGCGGGCCAGGCCCACCAGCTTCCGCTCAGCGAGCCGTCCCTGCACAACGCCATCCACGGCCTGGTGCGCTGGCTGCCCTGGCACGTGGCGGAGCAGTCCGACGGCCTGCTCGCGCTGGAGTGCGGGCTGGAGCCGCAGATCGGCTACCCGTGGCGGCTGGACCTGCGGGTCGAGTACCGGCTGGGCGATCTCGGCCTGACCGTGACGCACCACGTGGCGAACCGCTCGGCCGACCCCGCGCCCTTCGGCGTCGGCACGCACCCGTACCTGCGCATCCCCGGCCACGCGGTGGACGAGCTGACGCTGACGGTGCCCGCGCGCACCCGGCTGCTGGTCGACGGCCGCATGCTGCCGATCGGCGCGGCGAAGGTGGCCGGCGGCGAGTTCGACTTCACCGAGCCGCGGCGCATCGGCGCGCTGGAGCTCGACACGGCGTTCGGCGACCTGGTCCGCGACGGCGACGGCGGCTCGACCGTCAGCATCAGCGCCCCGGACGGGCGCGCGGTGCACGTCTGGGCCGACGCGAACTTCCACTGGTGGCAGCTGTTCACGGCGCACACGCTGACCGGCGAGCGGCACCGCCGCGCGGTCGCGATCGAGCCGATGACCTGCCCGCCGGACGCGATGCGCTCGGGCCGGGACCTGATCGAACTGGCCCCGGACGAGACCTGGCAGGGCACCTGGGGAATCCGCGCCGACCTCGGGGCCTGA
- the sepH gene encoding septation protein SepH translates to MRPVRFVALSEDGQALVLADEVGRLLALPIDDRVASATHPDRGSNAHTMTITASPFDAATVLSPRDIQSRIRSGESADDVARIAGVPVDRVLRYAGPVLQERAMLAQHARRTRLKSSDKGATLADVVDGRLAQHGIDTEKISWDAYRRDDGTWRIVATWPSGKATAQAIWELDRNRQSVSPYDDMAQYLCAERPTQILGQDPTAGQTPTPSRSGHGLPTAADTARRPGRDPIRAGRDALVAAMDRPLGSGPGRGLDVPSDAPRQRPASAVLAGGRDSSAFDEDADAPKEVPAVPSLAVLRPRRQPAADSTATGPGDKPRKRLPSWDDVLFGGAPAARES, encoded by the coding sequence ATGCGACCCGTACGGTTCGTCGCCCTCTCCGAAGACGGCCAGGCGCTCGTCCTCGCGGACGAGGTCGGTCGTCTACTGGCGCTGCCCATCGACGACCGCGTCGCCTCGGCGACGCACCCCGATCGCGGCTCCAACGCGCACACGATGACCATCACCGCGTCGCCCTTCGACGCGGCGACCGTGCTGTCCCCGCGGGACATCCAGTCGCGCATCCGCTCCGGCGAGAGCGCCGACGACGTGGCCCGCATCGCGGGCGTGCCGGTGGACCGCGTGCTGCGCTACGCCGGCCCGGTGCTGCAGGAGCGGGCCATGCTCGCCCAGCACGCGCGGCGCACCCGGCTGAAGAGCTCCGACAAGGGCGCGACCCTCGCCGACGTCGTCGACGGCCGGCTGGCCCAGCACGGCATCGACACCGAGAAGATCTCCTGGGACGCCTACCGGCGCGACGACGGCACCTGGCGCATCGTGGCCACCTGGCCGTCGGGCAAGGCCACCGCGCAGGCGATCTGGGAGCTCGACCGCAACCGGCAGTCGGTGTCGCCCTACGACGACATGGCGCAGTACCTGTGCGCCGAGCGTCCCACCCAGATCCTGGGGCAGGACCCGACCGCGGGCCAGACGCCGACGCCCAGCCGCAGCGGCCACGGCCTGCCCACCGCGGCCGACACCGCGCGCCGCCCCGGCCGTGACCCGATCCGGGCCGGCCGCGACGCGCTGGTCGCCGCGATGGACCGGCCCCTGGGCAGCGGCCCCGGCCGCGGCCTCGACGTGCCCTCCGACGCGCCGCGCCAGCGCCCGGCCAGCGCCGTGCTCGCCGGTGGCCGGGACAGCAGCGCCTTCGACGAGGACGCCGACGCGCCCAAGGAGGTGCCGGCCGTGCCGTCGCTGGCCGTGCTCCGCCCGCGCCGGCAGCCCGCCGCCGACAGCACCGCGACCGGCCCCGGCGACAAGCCGCGCAAGCGCCTGCCGAGCTGGGACGACGTGCTATTCGGCGGCGCCCCGGCAGCCCGGGAGAGCTGA
- a CDS encoding DUF4230 domain-containing protein — MGAADEPTQNLPEFKPGRSRPTEPLPRQRPDDEETVLVEPPRRSRLGRAFLALVVVLGVLAGGYFGLTAAGLIPKFGNPFAERTTDNSQPPLLLSIKDLSRFVAAEGNFEVIVDLKEDRKFIPDWLLNQRTLFVAAGTVEAYVDFSNVSDDKIVVSPDRKSVTITLPAPQVAEPKLDLDRSYVFAEERGLINRVGEFFDGDPNRQQETLLRAEQQLADAAKKSTLQQRAEENTRKTLESMMRSLGYTSVTVIFDGA; from the coding sequence ATGGGCGCCGCCGACGAGCCGACGCAGAACCTGCCGGAATTCAAGCCCGGCCGGTCCCGGCCGACCGAACCGCTGCCCCGGCAGCGTCCCGACGACGAGGAGACCGTGCTGGTCGAGCCGCCCCGCCGGTCCCGGCTGGGCCGTGCGTTCCTGGCCCTGGTGGTGGTGCTCGGCGTGCTGGCCGGCGGCTACTTCGGGCTGACCGCGGCCGGGCTGATCCCGAAGTTCGGCAACCCGTTCGCGGAGCGGACGACCGACAACTCGCAGCCGCCGCTGCTGCTGTCGATCAAGGACTTGAGCCGGTTCGTCGCGGCCGAGGGCAACTTCGAGGTCATCGTCGACCTCAAGGAGGACCGCAAGTTCATCCCCGACTGGCTGCTCAACCAGCGCACCCTGTTCGTGGCCGCGGGCACGGTCGAGGCCTACGTCGACTTCAGCAACGTCTCCGACGACAAGATCGTCGTCTCGCCGGACCGCAAGTCGGTCACCATCACGCTGCCCGCGCCGCAGGTCGCCGAGCCGAAGCTGGATCTGGACCGCAGCTACGTCTTCGCCGAGGAGCGGGGCCTGATCAACCGGGTGGGCGAGTTCTTCGACGGCGACCCGAACCGGCAGCAGGAGACCCTGCTGCGGGCCGAGCAGCAGCTCGCTGATGCGGCGAAGAAGAGCACGCTGCAGCAGCGGGCCGAGGAGAACACCCGCAAGACCCTGGAGAGCATGATGCGCTCGCTGGGCTACACATCGGTGACCGTGATCTTCGACGGGGCGTGA
- the serC gene encoding phosphoserine transaminase has product MAETPIKIPAELLPADGRFCCGPSKVRPQAVEALSSVAGSFLGTSHRQKTVKNQVARFRQGLADFFGLPEGYEVIIGNGGTTAFWEVAAFSLIKDRAQFATFGEFGAKFAKAVKDAPFLGAPTVHKGEPGSAAFLTAEAGVDAYGITQNETSTGVAVPVQRVAGADPGALILHDATSAAGGLDVDLTQSDVYYFAPQKCFASDGGLWIAILSPAAIARAEEIKAGGRYIPAFLDLVTAIENSRLEQTLNTPALATIFLAAEQTDWMNAQGGLSWAAQRTAESAEILYRWAEKSPVATPFVTDPGMRSNVVATIDFNDGIDAAAIAKTLRANGVVDTEPYRKLGRNQLRVALYPAIEPSDVQALTASIDYVIEQL; this is encoded by the coding sequence ATGGCCGAGACGCCGATCAAGATCCCTGCCGAGCTCCTGCCTGCCGACGGCCGGTTCTGCTGCGGCCCGTCCAAGGTGCGGCCCCAGGCGGTGGAGGCGCTCAGTTCGGTCGCCGGCTCCTTCCTCGGCACGTCGCACCGGCAGAAGACGGTGAAGAACCAGGTCGCCCGCTTCCGGCAGGGCCTGGCCGACTTCTTCGGCCTGCCCGAGGGCTACGAGGTGATCATCGGCAACGGTGGCACCACGGCCTTCTGGGAGGTCGCCGCGTTCTCCCTGATCAAGGACCGGGCCCAGTTCGCCACGTTCGGCGAGTTCGGCGCGAAGTTCGCCAAGGCCGTCAAGGACGCCCCGTTCCTGGGCGCGCCGACGGTCCACAAGGGCGAGCCGGGCAGCGCCGCGTTCCTGACCGCGGAGGCGGGCGTGGACGCGTACGGCATCACGCAGAACGAGACGTCGACCGGTGTCGCCGTGCCAGTGCAGCGGGTGGCGGGGGCCGACCCCGGCGCGCTGATCCTGCACGACGCCACCTCGGCCGCGGGCGGCCTGGACGTGGACCTGACGCAGAGCGACGTCTACTACTTCGCGCCGCAGAAGTGCTTCGCCTCGGACGGCGGCCTGTGGATCGCCATCCTCTCCCCGGCCGCCATCGCGCGGGCCGAGGAGATCAAGGCGGGCGGCCGGTACATCCCGGCGTTCCTGGACCTGGTCACCGCGATCGAGAACTCGCGGCTGGAGCAGACCCTGAACACGCCCGCGCTGGCCACCATCTTCCTGGCCGCCGAGCAGACCGACTGGATGAACGCGCAGGGCGGCCTGTCCTGGGCGGCGCAGCGCACCGCGGAGAGCGCCGAGATCCTGTACCGCTGGGCGGAGAAGTCGCCGGTGGCGACGCCGTTCGTGACCGATCCCGGCATGCGCTCCAATGTGGTCGCCACGATCGACTTCAACGACGGCATCGACGCGGCCGCGATCGCGAAGACGCTGCGCGCCAACGGCGTGGTCGACACCGAGCCGTACCGCAAGCTGGGCCGCAATCAGCTGCGCGTCGCGCTCTACCCGGCCATCGAGCCGTCGGACGTGCAGGCGCTGACCGCGAGCATCGACTACGTGATCGAGCAGTTGTAG